In a single window of the Desulfobacterales bacterium genome:
- a CDS encoding glycosyltransferase family 9 protein — MNIRLQRKIDRTAGSFLCGLLSLLPRREPTSRTRKPERILVIILSEMGSLALARPMFETIRQNYPTASLSVLMFEKNREFLEILDLVPAGNILTIRDSSLPAMALDSLGAIKRMRRQRIDTVIDCELFSRISSIFSFMSGARIRVGFHPHTQEGLYRGSYINRPVPYNPYQHISQQFVTMADAIESDQVPRSKRLVGENLYRLPPAQVGPDELKGFNTRLHNDFPAIADRKLVLLYPGGGLLPIRAWPIDKYCRVAAELIRQGHTVGIIGLPGDKETAARILAFCRSEHCIDLTGYTVTVREVIVLFNLAALLITNDGGPGHFAALTPIPFIIFYGPETPVLYAPLAARARIFYVPLACSPCLTAYNHRDSPCDGNNLCLRAVRVKEVLAAARELLGGPLPGIGPATSTGMAGPGFGPQPQQSSKNLPPGAGLVRNNLHINH; from the coding sequence ATGAATATTCGCCTGCAACGCAAAATCGACAGGACAGCGGGCTCCTTTCTCTGCGGTCTCCTCTCTCTGCTGCCCCGGAGAGAACCGACCTCCCGGACCCGGAAGCCCGAAAGAATACTGGTGATCATCCTTTCGGAGATGGGCAGCCTGGCCCTGGCCCGCCCCATGTTCGAGACCATCAGGCAGAACTATCCAACCGCATCGCTGTCCGTATTGATGTTTGAGAAGAACAGGGAGTTTCTGGAAATCCTCGACCTGGTCCCGGCCGGCAACATCCTGACCATCAGGGACTCTTCGTTGCCAGCCATGGCACTGGACAGTCTTGGCGCGATTAAGAGGATGCGGCGGCAAAGAATCGATACGGTCATTGACTGTGAACTTTTTTCCCGGATAAGCAGCATCTTCTCCTTTATGAGCGGCGCCCGGATCCGGGTGGGATTTCACCCCCACACCCAGGAAGGGCTTTACCGGGGCAGTTATATCAACCGGCCGGTTCCCTATAATCCCTATCAGCACATCTCCCAGCAGTTCGTTACCATGGCCGATGCCATTGAGTCGGACCAGGTGCCCAGGTCAAAACGGCTGGTGGGAGAAAACCTGTACCGGTTGCCACCGGCACAGGTCGGCCCGGATGAACTGAAAGGTTTCAACACCCGCCTGCACAACGACTTTCCGGCGATCGCCGACAGGAAACTGGTCCTGCTCTATCCCGGCGGCGGTCTGCTGCCGATCAGGGCCTGGCCCATTGACAAGTATTGCCGGGTGGCGGCCGAGCTTATCCGGCAGGGCCATACAGTGGGGATCATCGGACTGCCCGGGGATAAAGAAACAGCCGCCAGGATTCTCGCCTTCTGCCGTTCGGAACACTGTATCGACCTGACCGGCTACACCGTCACGGTCCGCGAGGTCATAGTGCTGTTCAACCTGGCCGCGCTGCTCATAACCAATGACGGCGGCCCGGGCCATTTTGCCGCCTTGACCCCGATTCCATTCATAATCTTTTATGGACCGGAGACCCCGGTGCTGTACGCACCCCTGGCCGCCAGGGCCAGGATATTTTATGTTCCCCTGGCCTGCTCGCCCTGCCTGACTGCCTATAACCACCGGGATTCTCCCTGCGACGGCAACAATCTCTGCCTGCGGGCCGTCCGGGTCAAGGAGGTCCTGGCCGCGGCCAGGGAACTGCTTGGCGGCCCCCTCCCCGGCATCGGACCTGCAACCTCAACCGGCATGGCCGGACCGGGGTTCGGACCGCAGCCACAACAAAGCAGTAAAAATCTCCCGCCAGGCGCAGGCCTTGTTCGGAACAACCTTCATATAAACCACTAA
- a CDS encoding PilZ domain-containing protein, with translation MDAQKVFVKPDNSVDIQCPRCFRSKTVRIGQLIPNKHLLKIRCVCNTVFTVALEFRKQYRKETRLNGCYRNLTEPDEIREKAAAQPEVLVHYGGGNERRTPANCTIANLSRGGVGIIVKVPHNIRAGHELYVEFALDNSVGSIIEKNVLVRVVNHDYVGCQFTDPDQFDATLGFHLL, from the coding sequence GTGGATGCACAAAAGGTTTTTGTCAAACCGGACAACAGCGTGGATATCCAGTGCCCCCGCTGTTTTCGTTCAAAAACCGTTCGCATCGGCCAGTTGATCCCCAACAAGCATCTCCTGAAGATCAGGTGCGTCTGCAACACCGTTTTCACCGTTGCCCTGGAGTTCAGGAAACAGTACCGTAAGGAGACCCGGCTCAATGGCTGCTATCGCAACCTCACCGAGCCGGACGAGATCCGGGAAAAGGCCGCGGCCCAGCCCGAGGTGCTTGTCCACTACGGCGGAGGCAACGAGAGAAGGACACCGGCCAACTGCACCATCGCCAACCTGTCCCGGGGCGGAGTGGGCATCATCGTCAAGGTTCCGCACAACATCCGGGCCGGCCATGAACTTTACGTCGAATTCGCCCTGGACAACTCAGTGGGCTCGATAATCGAAAAGAATGTCCTGGTCAGGGTGGTCAACCACGACTATGTCGGTTGCCAGTTCACCGATCCGGACCAGTTTGACGCCACCCTGGGCTTTCATCTGCTGTGA
- a CDS encoding NAD-dependent malic enzyme gives MPEKTYELVYDDYGNTREIRVSGRGVQVLRNNYTNKGTSFTEEERRSLKISGLVPPAIRSLQGQVQNGLEVFNNKQEDIEKFIYVRSLFDRNVTMAHALIARDIERLMPIIYTPTVGLACQRYSSMFRMANGIHFYPDNIDLAEDILLQYGHRDIRVAVVTDNQGILGIGDQGAGGIAICLGKLMLYTQGAGIAPWHCLPISLDVGTDNQELLNDPNYLGWRHTRLQGEEYVRFVQRFARAFRTVYPNALCQWEDFSKQNAFAIRDAYLHDLISFNDDIQGTGAVTLAGILAAMRIKGERISDQDYLIHGAGAGGVGIAEQLEAGLVEDGLSPAEARSRIFTVDSRGLVTNDRKLEPYKQKFAKDPQGLPWLRNPVDNTLLNTIINEKITVLIGTSGQPGSFTKDVVRAMLANSEQPVIMPLSNPTVKAEAQPEDIVRWSEGRALVATGSPFAPVSFGARLIRIGQGNNVFIFPGVGLGVLASGARQVRPGFFTAAARAVAEQVPVSDLRNGVLFPPVSRLREVCRQVAVAVGEAAIDQGVSGLCVYSRFQHDNDSARLEELINKMFWEPDYLPMVPV, from the coding sequence ATGCCTGAGAAAACCTATGAGCTTGTTTACGACGACTATGGCAATACCAGGGAAATCCGGGTCTCCGGCCGTGGGGTCCAGGTACTGCGCAACAATTATACCAACAAGGGGACCTCGTTTACCGAGGAGGAGCGGCGGAGCCTGAAAATCTCCGGCCTGGTGCCGCCGGCGATTCGGTCCCTGCAAGGCCAGGTGCAGAACGGGCTTGAGGTCTTTAACAATAAACAGGAGGACATCGAGAAGTTCATCTATGTCCGTTCCCTGTTCGACCGCAACGTTACCATGGCCCATGCCTTGATCGCCCGGGACATTGAGCGGCTGATGCCGATCATCTACACCCCCACGGTGGGTCTTGCCTGCCAGCGTTACTCGTCAATGTTCCGGATGGCCAATGGTATTCATTTCTATCCGGACAATATCGACCTGGCCGAGGATATTCTGCTCCAGTACGGCCATCGCGACATCCGGGTGGCCGTGGTTACCGACAACCAGGGGATCCTCGGCATCGGCGACCAGGGGGCGGGCGGGATCGCCATCTGTCTCGGCAAGCTGATGCTTTATACCCAGGGGGCCGGGATCGCGCCCTGGCACTGTCTGCCCATCTCCCTGGACGTGGGTACCGACAACCAGGAGTTGCTCAATGATCCCAACTATCTCGGCTGGCGTCATACCCGGCTGCAGGGTGAGGAGTATGTCCGGTTCGTCCAGCGTTTTGCCCGGGCCTTTCGCACCGTCTATCCCAATGCCCTCTGCCAGTGGGAGGACTTTTCCAAACAGAACGCCTTTGCCATCCGTGATGCCTATCTCCACGATCTGATCTCTTTTAACGACGATATCCAGGGTACCGGCGCAGTGACCCTGGCCGGAATCCTGGCCGCGATGAGGATCAAGGGCGAGCGGATCAGTGACCAGGATTACCTGATCCACGGCGCCGGGGCCGGCGGAGTGGGTATTGCCGAACAACTTGAGGCGGGACTGGTTGAAGACGGGCTGTCTCCGGCCGAGGCCCGGTCGCGGATCTTTACCGTGGACAGCCGGGGGCTGGTGACCAATGATCGTAAGCTGGAACCCTATAAACAGAAGTTTGCCAAGGACCCGCAAGGGTTGCCGTGGCTGCGGAATCCGGTGGACAACACCCTGCTCAACACGATCATAAACGAAAAAATAACCGTGCTGATCGGCACCTCGGGCCAGCCTGGCTCCTTTACCAAGGATGTGGTGCGGGCCATGCTGGCAAACTCGGAACAGCCGGTGATCATGCCCCTTTCCAACCCCACGGTCAAGGCCGAGGCCCAGCCCGAGGATATTGTCCGCTGGAGCGAAGGCCGGGCCCTGGTAGCCACCGGCAGTCCCTTTGCCCCGGTTTCCTTTGGCGCTCGCCTGATCCGGATCGGCCAGGGCAACAATGTTTTCATCTTCCCCGGTGTCGGGCTGGGGGTGCTCGCCTCCGGCGCCCGCCAGGTGCGGCCCGGGTTCTTCACTGCCGCGGCCCGGGCCGTGGCCGAGCAGGTGCCGGTTTCAGATTTGAGAAACGGGGTGCTCTTCCCGCCGGTGAGCAGGTTGCGCGAGGTATGCCGGCAGGTGGCGGTGGCCGTGGGGGAGGCTGCCATTGATCAAGGGGTGAGCGGGCTCTGCGTGTACAGCCGGTTCCAGCACGACAACGATTCGGCCCGGCTGGAGGAGTTGATCAACAAGATGTTCTGGGAGCCGGATTATCTGCCCATGGTACCGGTTTAG
- a CDS encoding 4Fe-4S binding protein — translation MPKKKRVPETEPATPDQPPGKARIQKKKFNQTIYLDWCKACGICIAFCPSQVFDADENGRPLVARPDACTGCRFCEQHCPDFAISITEPGAGPEAKER, via the coding sequence ATGCCGAAAAAAAAGCGTGTTCCAGAGACAGAGCCCGCCACCCCGGACCAGCCGCCGGGCAAGGCCCGGATCCAAAAAAAGAAATTCAACCAGACCATCTACCTGGACTGGTGCAAGGCCTGCGGCATCTGTATCGCCTTCTGTCCCAGCCAGGTATTTGATGCCGATGAAAACGGCCGGCCGCTGGTAGCCCGGCCGGATGCCTGCACCGGCTGCCGGTTCTGCGAACAGCACTGCCCCGACTTTGCCATTTCCATTACTGAACCCGGGGCCGGGCCGGAGGCAAAAGAGCGATGA
- a CDS encoding 2-oxoacid:acceptor oxidoreductase subunit alpha — MKNRPEIRRRLIQGNEAIVEGALAAGCRFFAGYPITPASEIGELMATRLPEVDGTFIQMEDEIAGMGAVVGASLAGVKSLTATSGPGFSLIQENLGFACIAEVPCVVVNVMRGGPSTGLPTCPAQGDVLQARWGTHGDHPIIVLAVSSVIDSFNITVIAFNLSEKYRVPVIILSDETVAHTRESVVLPPAGSIAVVDRIIPTVPPEWYHPYEGNSRGVPAMAPFGSGYRHHVTGLVHDRHGYPTQQPEEVDAFTRRLHRKISNGFHDIHIVRRLHLEDAEVAVIAYGSVGRTAQRAVAMARNKGIKAGLIQLITLFPFPKEAVVNVLRQCRAVLVPEMNMGQISREVRRVSPGDTKIHKLNRVDGLPIDPDQLFKELQLL; from the coding sequence ATGAAGAACAGGCCGGAAATCCGGAGAAGACTGATCCAGGGCAACGAGGCCATTGTCGAAGGGGCCCTGGCCGCCGGCTGCCGCTTCTTTGCCGGCTATCCCATCACCCCGGCCTCGGAGATCGGCGAGTTGATGGCCACCCGGCTGCCGGAAGTGGACGGCACCTTTATCCAGATGGAGGACGAGATCGCCGGCATGGGCGCAGTGGTCGGCGCCTCCCTGGCCGGGGTCAAGAGCCTGACCGCCACCAGCGGTCCCGGGTTTTCCCTGATCCAGGAAAATCTGGGCTTTGCCTGTATCGCCGAGGTGCCCTGCGTGGTGGTCAACGTGATGCGCGGCGGCCCCAGCACCGGCCTGCCCACCTGCCCGGCCCAGGGCGACGTGCTCCAGGCCCGCTGGGGAACCCACGGCGATCATCCGATCATCGTGCTGGCGGTCTCCTCGGTTATTGACAGCTTCAACATAACGGTCATTGCCTTCAACCTCTCGGAAAAGTACCGGGTGCCGGTGATCATCCTGTCGGACGAGACAGTGGCCCATACCCGGGAGAGCGTGGTCCTGCCGCCGGCCGGGTCCATTGCGGTGGTGGACCGGATCATCCCCACCGTGCCCCCGGAATGGTATCACCCTTACGAGGGCAACAGCCGGGGAGTACCGGCCATGGCCCCGTTCGGCAGCGGCTACCGCCACCACGTCACCGGCCTGGTCCACGACCGGCACGGGTATCCCACCCAGCAGCCCGAGGAGGTCGACGCCTTTACCAGGCGTCTGCACCGCAAGATCAGCAACGGGTTTCATGACATCCATATTGTCCGCCGGCTCCACCTGGAAGATGCCGAGGTGGCGGTGATCGCCTACGGCTCGGTGGGCCGCACCGCGCAACGGGCCGTGGCCATGGCCCGCAACAAGGGGATCAAGGCCGGACTTATCCAGTTGATCACCCTGTTCCCCTTTCCCAAGGAAGCAGTGGTCAACGTACTCCGTCAGTGCCGGGCCGTACTGGTGCCGGAGATGAACATGGGCCAGATCAGCCGCGAGGTCCGGCGGGTCTCTCCGGGCGATACCAAGATCCATAAGTTGAACCGGGTGGACGGCCTGCCCATTGATCCGGACCAGCTCTTTAAAGAACTCCAACTGCTCTGA